CCGAGGACGGCGTTGAGATCGCCTTCACCCCGCAGCAACCGGACCTGTATCCGGAGGGCTCGACGGTGACCGTGCACCCCGGCCCGCTCGGCGCGGAGCTGGAGGGCGCTTTCCGGCCCGGGCACTTCGCAGGCGTGCTCACCGTGGTGGCGAAGCTGTTCAACATCGTGCGCCCGCAGTACGCCTTCTTCGGCGAGAAGGACTACCAGCAGCTGGTGCTGATCCGCCGGATGGTGCGGGACCTGGACCTCGACCTGCGGGTGATCGGCGTGCCGACCGTGCGGGAGCGGGACGGCCTCGCGCTGTCCTCGCGCAATGTGTACCTCGACACCGCACAGCGGGAGTCAGCCGTGGCCATTTCCGCCGCGCTGACCGCGGGCGCGCACAGCGGCGGGCGCGGCGCGACGGCCGCGATCGAGGCGGCGCGGCAGGTACTGGCCGCCCGGCCGGAGGTCGCCGTGGATTACCTGGAACTACGGGGAACCGAACTGGGTACCGCGCCCGTCGATGGGGAGGCACGCCTGTTGATCGCCGCCAGGGTCGGGAATACCCGGTTGATCGACAACGTTCCGGTGTTGCTCGGCAGCGCGGCCGAGTATGGGGTGCAGGAGCCGTCCACAGAGGACGCAGGGGTTTAGGAGAGTCCGATGTACCGCACCATGCTGAAGTCGAAGATCCACAGAGCGACGGTCACCCAGGCGGATCTGCACTATGTGGGCTCGGTCACGGTGGACGAGACCCTGATGGAGGCGGCCGACCTGCTGCCGGGCGAACTGGTTTCCATCGTGGACATCACCAATGGCGCGCGGCTGGAGACCTACGTGATCACCGGCGAGCGGGACAGCGGGGTGCTTGGCATCAACGGCGCCGCCGCGCATCTGGTGCACCCCGGCGACCTGGTGATCCTGATCGCCTACGGCCAGATGGACTCCGCGGAGGCCG
The sequence above is drawn from the Amycolatopsis aidingensis genome and encodes:
- the panD gene encoding aspartate 1-decarboxylase — translated: MYRTMLKSKIHRATVTQADLHYVGSVTVDETLMEAADLLPGELVSIVDITNGARLETYVITGERDSGVLGINGAAAHLVHPGDLVILIAYGQMDSAEAATYQPRIVFVDEQNRIVESGSDAAHAPEGSGLVSGALPIVDRPVGEPLTFPVAETSDAARLDALLHADG
- the panC gene encoding pantoate--beta-alanine ligase; the protein is MTVPKFTRNQLNVYSAPADMRRVAEALRGVGRRLALVPTMGALHDGHRELLRRAKRLPNTVVAASIFVNPLQFGEGEDFEAYPRPLERDLEVLAEDGVEIAFTPQQPDLYPEGSTVTVHPGPLGAELEGAFRPGHFAGVLTVVAKLFNIVRPQYAFFGEKDYQQLVLIRRMVRDLDLDLRVIGVPTVRERDGLALSSRNVYLDTAQRESAVAISAALTAGAHSGGRGATAAIEAARQVLAARPEVAVDYLELRGTELGTAPVDGEARLLIAARVGNTRLIDNVPVLLGSAAEYGVQEPSTEDAGV